One Brassica napus cultivar Da-Ae chromosome A5, Da-Ae, whole genome shotgun sequence DNA window includes the following coding sequences:
- the LOC106441517 gene encoding uncharacterized protein LOC106441517 encodes MESDAGSSVARRRRRLSVVVISFVSLPLHVTLLLHEFLVGLGFLCSLIVAMCWRCCRCCHFILWLLLIPSSSLLTAIVPDLFHKTSTSSICYSQIPDLKLLRRVFPSSSPTTLNFLPSGKIDANWFSCPCGSRTSLPGSLFVRSMRLNGSKYYYRTISTKLLPFDDPRTNPCLLQTPFEAAHTDDCSNFLSLLDHNDQWLGFGSVKSPGLQHGNAGVGSVCLESTLVHSEVGVKPISLSAGIKVKSSLTTNFFMVKIHSCNAVPARLLEWFRCWVHKGQSLQAMKYLFVDSMVNILQQCSASSSNLRLLKLDRNSPFKSSFEDEFNQISSRQGRERSFSMSSFSKERIIPPISLCIRGDPLPAFKTRKNYQFPSRLLSCVKVRLGPVDATTLIRMRVEVLDGAATSYAIVTNRSLFEDFEVRFNRIASGNFNIFRNILSNFYKFVSLSSYSIVLYVWGLAFCFAHRGLYDVASTRVIA; translated from the coding sequence ATGGAATCCGACGCCGGCAGCTCCGTAGCTCGCCGGCGTCGCCGCCTCTCCGTCGTCGTCATTTCCTTTGTCTCTCTTCCGCTCCATGTTACCTTGTTACTTCACGAGTTCCTTGTGGGCTTGGGTTTCTTATGCTCGCTCATCGTCGCTATGTGCTGGAGATGCTGCCGTTGCTGTCACTTTATCCTTTGGCTCTTGCTTATCCCTTCTTCATCTCTATTGACTGCAATAGTTCCAGATCTGTTTCATAAGACCAGCACTTCTTCGATTTGTTATTCTCAGATCCCAGATCTAAAGCTGTTACGACGTGTGTTCCCCTCTTCGTCTCCTACGACGTTGAATTTTCTCCCTTCGGGGAAGATCGATGCTAACTGGTTCAGCTGTCCGTGTGGCTCTCGTACTAGTCTTCCAGGTTCTCTGTTCGTCAGATCTATGAGGCTCAACGGCTCTAAGTACTACTACCGAACTATCTCGACGAAATTGCTCCCGTTCGATGACCCACGAACCAATCCATGTTTATTGCAAACACCATTTGAAGCTGCACATACCGACGACTGCTCAAACTTTCTCAGTCTGCTTGACCACAACGACCAATGGCTAGGTTTTGGTTCCGTCAAATCTCCCGGGCTCCAACACGGTAATGCTGGAGTGGGAAGCGTTTGCCTGGAATCAACGCTAGTTCACTCAGAAGTTGGTGTCAAGCCCATCTCTTTGTCTGCCGGTATTAAGGTGAAAAGCTCTTTAACGACTAATTTCTTTATGGTGAAGATTCATAGCTGTAATGCAGTTCCCGCCAGACTACTAGAGTGGTTTAGATGCTGGGTACACAAAGGTCAATCTCTCCAGGCAATGAAGTATCTGTTTGTTGACTCGATGGTCAATATCTTACAACAATGCTCAGCTTCATCTTCTAATCTGAGACTTCTAAAGCTCGACAGAAACAGCCCttttaaatcatcttttgaGGATGAATTTAATCAAATTTCCTCTCGACAGGGCCGAGAGAGATCTTTCTCCATGTCCTCCTTCTCAAAGGAGAGAATTATTCCACCAATTTCCCTCTGTATAAGAGGTGATCCTCTCCCGGCATTCAAAACCCGGAAAAATTACCAATTTCCTAGCCGTTTGCTATCTTGTGTGAAGGTCCGCTTGGGGCCGGTAGATGCAACGACTCTCATACGAATGAGAGTTGAGGTTTTGGATGGTGCTGCGACGTCATATGCTATTGTGACTAATCGTTCGTTATTTGAAGATTTTGAAGTGCGGTTCAATAGGATCGCAAGTGGCAACTTTAATATCTTTCGTAACATTTTATCAAACTTTTATAAGTTTGTGTCTCTATCCTCGTATTCTATCGTTTTATATGTTTGGGGTTTAGCCTTTTGTTTCGCACATCGTGGGCTGTACGATGTTGCTTCTACTCGTGTAATCGCTTAG
- the LOC125609201 gene encoding protein LYK2-like — MAGSVSKECMISLIMIFFTWSLCATSNDLLSCDPKESSSSSSTSYVCHSNLQKCRTFATLRANSPLRGHELQFIPIDCTCNGRFYEAHLFKTCVKGLTTCLSIRDKNPQVSEESLEEKVKLRLGVKCCCPEEGAARFLVTYPVSEGESVSSLADKFNTREDAAIVSANNNSGVVPRTPALIPLDHKPQNTLPSRQKKKRSKMKKLMIAVSSAIAGVMGLITLIVLGYLHWKKETRLQSWISNKDPETRQLSLSIRTTSDKKISFEGSSQEGSILDSVAVVGTTTPRKPVVEIYALEELEKATENFSSTNHIKGSVYFGSLKGKDLAVKQVSAGVMKRFDFGLLNDQSHYYSHNLVRVLGTCSPPGPDEGASYLVFEYAKNGSLWDWLQNKLAIKNQFIESCYCFLAWKQRIKICHDVAIALKFMHRINYVHGNITSRNIFLNEDLRGKVGNFGMSSSKDDNIGSSMSPATDVFSYGIILMEVLSGQTPEMLLGPQEENRANPEWKRLREFMMGEKEMLREVMDSTFGESYSVDSAYEMARLATDCTAEEAELRPSAAEIVERVSRLVDEDESVTIIERDNTTLISESSYKPLVWKGDEC, encoded by the exons ATGGCTGGTTCAGTTAGTAAAGAGTGCATGATAAGTCTTATAATGATCTTTTTCACATGGTCTCTCTGTGCAACTTCAAATGATCTGCTTAGCTGCGACCCAAAAGaatcctcttcctcctcctcaacTAGCTACGTTTGCCACTCAAACCTCCAAAAGTGCCGCACTTTCGCCACTCTAAGAGCCAATTCTCCCTTGAGGGGCCATGAGTTACAATTTATCCCGATTGACTGCACATGTAATGGAAGGTTCTACGAGGCTCATCTGTTCAAAACTTGCGTTAAAGGCCTGACCACGTGCCT GTCTATAAGAGACAAGAATCCTCAGGTATCAGAGGAGAGCCTGGAGGAGAAGGTTAAGTTGCGGTTGGGGGTCAAGTGTTGTTGTCCAGAAGAAGGCGCCGCAAGGTTTCTCGTCACATATCCGGTGAGTGAGGGGGAAAGCGTTTCAAGCTTGGCAGACAAGTTCAACACAAGAGAGGATGCTGCTATTGTCTCTGCAAACAACAATTCTGGAGTGGTTCCACGCACCCCTGCTCTCATACCTCTTGATCATAAACCCCAGAACACCCTGCCGAGTCGCCAGAAGAAAAAGCGGTCAAAGATGAAGAAGCTGATGATCGCTGTGAGCAGCGCGATTGCTGGGGTTATGGGTCTTATCACTCTCATAGTGTTGGGTTACTTGCACTGGAAGAAAGAGACGCGTCTGCAAAGCTGGATAAGCAATAAAGATCCAGAGACGCGGCAGCTGAGCCTGAGCATCCGCACCACCAGTGACAAGAAAATCTCCTTTGAAGGGTCGTCACAGGAGGGTTCCATATTGGATTCTGTTGCTGTCGTTGGCACCACAACTCCCCGAAAGCCCGTTGTGGAGATTTACGCGTTGGAGGAGCTGGAGAAAGCCACTGAGAATTTCAGCTCAACCAATCACATCAAAGGTTCCGTTTATTTCGGTTCTCTCAAAGGCAAAGACTTGGCTGTCAAGCAAGTGAGCGCCGGTGTAATGAAAAGATTCGACTTCGGGCTTCTCAACGATCAGTCACACTACTACAGTCACAACCTGGTGAGGGTTCTTGGGACATGTTCCCCCCCGGGCCCGGATGAGGGTGCTTCTTATCTGGTTTTCGAGTACGCAAAGAATGGGTCTTTGTGGGATTGGCTCCAGAACAAATTGGCCATCAAGAATCAATTCATCGAGTCTTGTTACTGTTTCTTGGCATGGAAACAGAGGATCAAGATCTGCCACGATGTCGCCATCGCCTTAAAGTTTATGCATCGGATTAACTATGTTCACGGCAACATCACGAGCAGGAACATTTTCTTGAATGAAGATCTTAGAGGTAAAGTCGGAAACTTTGGCATGTCGTCGTCAAAGGATGACAACATTGGTTCTTCCATGTCTCCAGCTACTGACGTCTTCTCTTACGGGATCATCCTAATGGAGGTTTTGTCTGGACAAACCCCAGAGATGTTGCTTGGACCGCAAGAAGAAAATAGGGCTAATCCCGAGTGGAAGAGACTGAGAGAGTTTATGATGGGGGAGAAGGAAATGCTAAGGGAAGTGATGGATAGCACGTTTGGGGAGAGCTATTCAGTTGATTCTGCCTATGAAATGGCAAGACTTGCAACAGACTGTACAGCAGAAGAAGCAGAGCTAAGGCCGAGCGCGGCTGAGATTGTAGAGAGGGTTTCGAGATTGGTGGATGAAGATGAGTCAGTAACAATAATAGAGAGAGATAATACCACCTTGATTTCAGAGAGTTCTTACAAGCCTTTGGTATGGAAAGGAGATGAATgctaa